The Candidatus Anoxymicrobium japonicum nucleotide sequence TCCTCTCATTTGCGATGAGGTTCCCACCTGCCGGCTGTCGGTGATTGGCGCCGGATTTACTTCAGAAGGCGTCCGGCGCTCTTTGCCTCACGGGTTGCGCGATCGGGTCACTGTTCTTGGCTATGTCAATAACGAAGAGTTGCAGGCGCATTACGCGTCCTCCGACATCTTTTGTTCGCCCGCGCATGGCGGCGAGAGTTTTGGCATCGTGCTGATCGAGTCGATGGCGTCCGGGACGCCGGTGGTGGCGTCCGACATACCGGGTTACAGCGAAGTTGTCAAACAGGCGCCCGGGGGCCTGCTGTTCAAGAACGGGGACTCGCGGGATCTTGCCCGGGTTACTGTCAACATACTGCAAGACGACGCCTTGCGCGCGAAACTGCGAGAGGCCGGGCTCGAGGGTGTGCGCCAGTTTTCCTGGGAGCGCCTCGCCGAACGCCTGGAGCGAATCTATTCCGCTTAACTTTGGGGTCAGGTCTTTTTAAAGTTTAAGAGGGGTCAGGCACCGTCTACCTCTACGCAGTAAAGGTAGACGTTGTCAGACCCCTCTGGACGGACGATTGACTTTAAAAAAACCTGACCCCAAAGTTAAGCGATTTGTTGTATTATAATGTTGAAATTAACTTAGAGGAGGTTTTTATGTGGGGGATAATAGCAGTTGTCGCGCTGGTCGTCCTGTTCGTCGGTGGCATCATCCTGCTGTTCAACAAGCTGGTGCGGTACCGCAACAGGCTGGATAACGCGTGGCATCAGATAGACGTCCAGTTGAATCGAAGGGCGGATCTGATTCCAAACCTCGTGGAGACGGTGAAAGGTTATGCCGCTCACGAGAAGAGCACCTTTGAGATGGTCACCAAGGCGCGCTCCGCTCTGATGAGCGCGGGCAGCGTCGGTGAGAGCGCTAAGGCCGAAGGCATGGTTTCAGAGGCTCTCAAGTCACTGTTCGCGGTTGCGGAGGCTTATCCGGAACTGAAGGCGAATCAGAACTTTCTCGCTCTTCAAGAGGAGCTCTCCGGGACGGAGAACAAGATTTCTTATGCCAGGCAGTTCTACAACGACTCGGTGATGGCGTACGATATCGCGCGCCAGAAGTTTCCGGCAAACGTGATCGCGGGTATTTTCCGCTTCAATGAGCCGCGTGAATACTTCGAACCCGAGACGCCCGGATACAAAGAGGTTCCGAAAGTCGATTTCTAGAAAAGACGTCAGGTATTTCAGGGCGGGTTATATCGGTGGAGGAGCACTAAGAGTTGTACGAAGCGATATCTTCCAACAAGTGGAAATCTTTTCTGATGCTGTTTCTTTTCATCGTTTTTGTGGTGGGGATGGGTTACGTTATCGGGCTTGCGTGGGGAGGCACAACACACCCGGTGTTTGGCTTCGTCGGGCTTGGAGTCGCGGGGATCGTCGCTATTGGCATGGGGTTCGCCAGCTACTATAAGAGCGACAGTGTGGCGTTATCAGTGTCGGGCGCGCGGCCGATAGGGGATGACCCGCAATTCATAAGGTACCGGAATACCGTCGAGGGCATTGCCATTGCCGCAGGGGTTCCGACACCGCGTATCTACGTGATAGACGACGTCGCGCCCAACGCGTTTGCGACGGGACGCAACCCGCAAAACTCGGCGATTGCCGCGACTACCGGCTTGCTCGACATGATGAACGATCAGGAGCTGGAGGGCGTAATCGCTCACGAGATGTCACACGTGAAGAATTACGACATACTTTTTCTTTCCATGACAATCGTGCTTGTCGGTATCGTGGTAATGCTCTCGGATATTTTCTTGAGGACGTTCTGGTTTTCCGATAACGACAGTGACAGTGACAGCGGCGAAGCCGGGCTCATACTGATAGTCATTGGCATAGCGCTTGCCATTATCGCGCCGATAATCGCGCAGCTCATCAAGCTCGCTATCGGCAGGAAGCGAGAGTTTCTGGCGGACGCCAACGGGGCGCTTCTGACAAGGTATCCGTTGGGGCTCAGCTCCGCACTCGAGAAGATAGGCGGGGATGACCATCGTATGCGCAGAGCCAATAAGGCCATGGCGCACCTGTATATAGCGCAGCCGCTGAATCTCAGAAGCGGCAAGGGCAGCCGCATGAACAGGATGTTCGACACCCATCCGCCAATCGAGGAGCGCGTCGCGCGGCTAAACCGGATGGCAGGCAACTTTCAGGAAACCAGTGCAACAGGGGTCAGGTCTCAATACTGACCCCTGTTGCATTTATTGGATGGATCATGAACTCTCGTAGCAGGGCAATCATCATAGCGGTGCTGTTGGCCGCGCTTGTCTTTGCCGGCGGCTGTTCGTGGTTCCACAAGAACGACAAGTCTCTTAAGAAAAAGGGCGCGCGGGCGACAAAGCCCAGGCTCGCTAAATGTCCGCTCTGTGGCCTGACGCCCGTCGATCCTATCTTCATCCAGCGCCGTCCGGTCGCTATCAAGATAGAAAATGATCCGGCGGCGCGCCCGCAATCAGGTCTCGGCAGCGCGTGTGTCATCTACGAGGAGGAGTGCGAAGGTGGAATAACGAGATTCCTGGCTATCTTCCTTGACAGGGACGCATCCGCCGCCGGGCCCGTCCGAAGCGCGCGACCGGCGGATCTGGATATCACGTTCCCGTATGATGCGCTTTTTTGTCACTGCGGGGGCAGCCCTCCGGTACTGGCCATGGTCAAGCAATCAGGTATTGCCGATCTCGATCAGTTCGCGTATCCGGGCGCATACTGGCGTTCAAGCGATAGACGCGCGCCACACAATCTCTACAGCACGACCGCAAGGCTTAGAGAGGCGGGCGACACTCTTTGTCCGTATGAGGAAAACGCGATTTCTCCTTTCAGATTTTTTGCGGATGAGGAACAGGCGAAGATGGAGCGGGACAGGGCCGATGAAATAAGGCGCTCGGCGGCGAACGCGGCAAACCCTTCACCGGAGTACAAGCCTTCAATGACAGTTGTTCAAAATATCCACATACCTTACCTGTCGATCTGCGCCGTCGATTACGCTTATGATTCAACATCCGGCAGGTTCATGCGGCTGGTAAAGGGCGTGCCTCATATAGACAGGAACACGGGTAGCCAGCTTGCGGCCGATAATGTGATCGTTCAGTACGTGACGACCACGCCTTCCGGGCTGGTGGATTCACGCGGCGCCGACATGTCAAACCTGGGGATCGTCGGCAGCGGCCGCGCGCAGGTATTTGTCCGTGGCGCTTTGATAGACGCGAACTGGCGGAAGTTGTCGCGCGCCGATCACACTGCATACACCGACAACTCCGGCAAGGTGATCCGCTTCAAGCCTGGAACGACCTGGATCGAGCTGGTTCCGACAACAAAACAAGTCACCTTCAACTAAAAACGCAACAGTAGGGGTCAGGCCCCTTTGTTGCGTTTTCGCGTTGCAGATAACACACGCTATTGGATATTATGACATTGTTGGCTGATACACTGATGCGTACAGATAAAGGTGAATCATGGAAAGTGGTGTCGAAAAAGGTACGGACGCGGTAAAGAGAGGCCTCGCGGAGATGCTCAAGGGAGGCGTCATCATGGACGTCACCACCGTCGAGCACGCGAAGATCGCCGAGGATGCCGGGGCCGTCGCGGTCATGGCGCTCGAGCGCGTGCCGGCCGACATAAGGGCGGATGGCGGTGTTGCGCGCATGGCGGATCCAAACGTGATCCAGGGGATAATAGAAGCCGTGACGATACCTGTCATGGCGAAGTGCCGCATTGGTCATTTTGTCGAGGCGCAGACGCTCGAGGCTATGGGAGTAGATTACATAGACGAGAGCGAGGTTCTCACACCCGCCGACGAGGCGCATCACGTGGACAAGTGGAAATTCAAGGTTCCTTTTGTGTGTGGCGCGATCAACCTGGGGGAAGCGCTCCGCCGTATCGGCGAGGGCGCGGCAATGGTTCGTACCAAGGGCGAAGCTGGAACCGGCAACGTCGTCGAGGCGGTTCGCCATATGCGCGCTATTACCAGTGAGGTCGCGAGGCTTGCGACGCTTCCGTCAGAGGCGCTCATGAGCGCAGCGAAGGATCTCCAGGCGCCGTACGAGTTGGTGATCGAGGTCGCGCGAACGGGCAAGTTGCCGGTGGTAAATTTCTCCGCCGGAGGGATCGCGACTCCCGCGGACGCCGCTTTGATGATGCAGTTGGACGCTGACGGCGTTTTTGTAGGCTCGGGCATCTTCAAATCGGAGGATCCGGCAAAACGCGCGAAGGCCATCGTGCGGGCAACCACGCACTTCGAGGACGCTAAAGTGATCGCGGAAGTATCACGGGGTCTGGGTGAGGCGATGAAGGGTCTCGAGATAGGCAAGATAGACAAGGAGAACCTGATACAGTTCCGTGGCTGGTAACAACTTCACCATCGGGGTTCTCGCTTTGCAGGGAGCGGTGCGCGAGCACCTCTATATGATCGAGCGGTGTGGCGCCCGGGGGACAGGCATCAAGCGCCCTTCCGGGCTCTCGTGCGTGGATGGACTCATCATCCCTGGAGGAGAGAGCACTACGATTGGAAAGCTGATTGATGAGTATGGGTTCGCGGGCCCGATCAAAAAGCTCGCGGCTCTTGGTGTCCCAATCTACGGGACGTGCGCCGGGCTCATTATCGTATCCAGACGCGTGAGCGGAAAACACGAGATGATACTTGGTCTTGCGGACGTGGCTGTCGAGCGCAACGCTTTTGGAAGACAGGTGGATTCGTTCGAGAAAGACATTCATATACAGGGCATTCCTGATGAGGACATTTCATTCAGGGCGCTCTTTATCAGGGCGCCGGTGATAAAGGAGATGGGCCCGGGCGCAGTTGAGATGTCGCGCCTGGAGCAGGGCGTAGTGATGGCGCGTGAGGGCAACGTGCTCCTTGGGGCGTTTCATCCGGAGTTGACGGATGACACGAGGGTGCACCGGTATTTTCTGGACATGGTGGCGTCGGCGCGCGGCGCCAAGAGCGACACGGGGGTATGAGATGTCAGGGCATTCCAAGTGGCACTCCATCAAGCACAAGAAGGGCAAGGAGGACGCGAAACGCGGCCAGCTCTTCAGCAAGATGTCTCACCGCATCACGATAGCCGCGCGCGAGGGTGGAGGGAACCCCAACGCCAACACCGCCCTCGCGACTGAGATCGACGCCGCGCGCAAAGTCAGCATGCCCATGGAAAACATCAAGCGAGCTATCGCCAAAGGAACCGGTGAGCTCGCGGGCGGGCAGCTCGAGCACATGACTTTTGAGGGATACGCCGAGGGCGGCGTCGCCGTTATCGTTGACGTGCTGACCGACAACCGAAATCGAACCAGCGCCGAGGTGCGCAGGTCGTTCACGCGGGCGAACGCCAGGCTTGGCGAGACCGGGTCCGTGGCGTGGATGTTCGAGAAAAAGGGCGTGTTTCTGTTTAAGAAGTCTGTCGAGCATGACGAGGAGGAGTTGCTGAACATCGCGCTGGAGGCGGGCGCGGACGACCTCGATGGCGAGGGTGAATACTGGGAAATAGTCTGCGATATCGAGAACTTCGCGACAGTGAGGAACGGCCTCAAGGCGGCCGAAATCGAGACGGAGAGCGCCGAGCTCACAATGGTTCCCAAAACGACGATCCTGCTGGAGAAAGATGACGCGAAGAAGGTGTTGCGCCTCATTGACGCGCTCGAGGAGATAGATGACGTAAACGATGTGTACGCGAACCTCGATATCCCCATAGATGCGCTCGAGGAATCGGTTTGACCGGAGAATTCAAAGCACTGGGCATAGACCCCGGGATAACCAACACCGGCTATGGCCTCGTAATCGAGAGTCGTGACAAAATGAGGGCGGATGTCCACGGCGCCATTCGAACCTCCAGCGCCGCGGACATGTCGGATCGGCTTGATAAACTATACAGTGAGTCGAAGAAGATTATTCTCGAACTCGAGCCTGATGTGGTGGTTATCGAGCAGCTCTTCTTCAATGCCAATCAGAAGACGGCGATGGCGGTGGGCCAGGCGCGGGGCGTTATACTGCTCGCCTGCAACCACGCCGGCGCTCGATGGGTAGAGTACACGCCTCTTCAGGTCAAACTGGCTGTTGTCGGCAACGGGAACGCGTCCAAGGAGCAGGTTCGGTATATGATAATGACGCTTCTACAGATGCATGAGCCGCCCGTGTCGCTTCACGCTTGCGATGCGCTTGCGATGGCGATATGCCATCTGCACTCCCGAAGAATCCGCGAGCTCACCGGGACGCAAGAGGAACGGTAACAGATGATCGCGTACATCAACGGCAAAATAATTCAGAAGAACCCGGATCGTCTGGTCGTGCTGGTTGGTGGTATCGGCATAGAGGTCAGGGCGCCGGCTGGAACAATAGACCAGGCGCCGGGGGTGGGTGGCGTGGTCGCGCTTCACACATATCTTCACGTCAGACAGGATGTGTTGCAGTTGTACGGGTTCGATTCGCCCGCGTCGCGAGATTTATTTGTCAAACTCATGTCGGTATCAGGGTTTGGCGCCCAGAAGGCGCTTTCTGTGTTGTCGATTTTCCCGCATGACAGGTTTGAGACGGTGATAAGGATGGGAGACGCGGACGCTCTCACGATCATCCCCGGGGTTGGGAAGAAGGGCGCCGAGCGCTTGCTGCTCGAGATGAAGGACAAGGTTGACCCCTCGATCGAGGACGTGACGGGCCTTCCCCCCGATGGCCGGTTCGCGTTTAACGAAGCTGCCATGGCCATGGCGCAACTCGGATACTCGCGGCTCGAGGCGCACGA carries:
- a CDS encoding zinc metalloprotease HtpX, giving the protein MYEAISSNKWKSFLMLFLFIVFVVGMGYVIGLAWGGTTHPVFGFVGLGVAGIVAIGMGFASYYKSDSVALSVSGARPIGDDPQFIRYRNTVEGIAIAAGVPTPRIYVIDDVAPNAFATGRNPQNSAIAATTGLLDMMNDQELEGVIAHEMSHVKNYDILFLSMTIVLVGIVVMLSDIFLRTFWFSDNDSDSDSGEAGLILIVIGIALAIIAPIIAQLIKLAIGRKREFLADANGALLTRYPLGLSSALEKIGGDDHRMRRANKAMAHLYIAQPLNLRSGKGSRMNRMFDTHPPIEERVARLNRMAGNFQETSATGVRSQY
- the ruvA gene encoding Holliday junction branch migration protein RuvA; the protein is MIAYINGKIIQKNPDRLVVLVGGIGIEVRAPAGTIDQAPGVGGVVALHTYLHVRQDVLQLYGFDSPASRDLFVKLMSVSGFGAQKALSVLSIFPHDRFETVIRMGDADALTIIPGVGKKGAERLLLEMKDKVDPSIEDVTGLPPDGRFAFNEAAMAMAQLGYSRLEAHEALKKYPFKGEEATVEELLQFAMKQMA
- a CDS encoding pyridoxal 5'-phosphate synthase lyase subunit PdxS, yielding MESGVEKGTDAVKRGLAEMLKGGVIMDVTTVEHAKIAEDAGAVAVMALERVPADIRADGGVARMADPNVIQGIIEAVTIPVMAKCRIGHFVEAQTLEAMGVDYIDESEVLTPADEAHHVDKWKFKVPFVCGAINLGEALRRIGEGAAMVRTKGEAGTGNVVEAVRHMRAITSEVARLATLPSEALMSAAKDLQAPYELVIEVARTGKLPVVNFSAGGIATPADAALMMQLDADGVFVGSGIFKSEDPAKRAKAIVRATTHFEDAKVIAEVSRGLGEAMKGLEIGKIDKENLIQFRGW
- a CDS encoding crossover junction endodeoxyribonuclease RuvC; amino-acid sequence: MTGEFKALGIDPGITNTGYGLVIESRDKMRADVHGAIRTSSAADMSDRLDKLYSESKKIILELEPDVVVIEQLFFNANQKTAMAVGQARGVILLACNHAGARWVEYTPLQVKLAVVGNGNASKEQVRYMIMTLLQMHEPPVSLHACDALAMAICHLHSRRIRELTGTQEER
- a CDS encoding pyridoxal 5'-phosphate synthase glutaminase subunit PdxT, with the translated sequence MGVLALQGAVREHLYMIERCGARGTGIKRPSGLSCVDGLIIPGGESTTIGKLIDEYGFAGPIKKLAALGVPIYGTCAGLIIVSRRVSGKHEMILGLADVAVERNAFGRQVDSFEKDIHIQGIPDEDISFRALFIRAPVIKEMGPGAVEMSRLEQGVVMAREGNVLLGAFHPELTDDTRVHRYFLDMVASARGAKSDTGV
- a CDS encoding YebC/PmpR family DNA-binding transcriptional regulator, with translation MSGHSKWHSIKHKKGKEDAKRGQLFSKMSHRITIAAREGGGNPNANTALATEIDAARKVSMPMENIKRAIAKGTGELAGGQLEHMTFEGYAEGGVAVIVDVLTDNRNRTSAEVRRSFTRANARLGETGSVAWMFEKKGVFLFKKSVEHDEEELLNIALEAGADDLDGEGEYWEIVCDIENFATVRNGLKAAEIETESAELTMVPKTTILLEKDDAKKVLRLIDALEEIDDVNDVYANLDIPIDALEESV